Proteins from one Gossypium raimondii isolate GPD5lz chromosome 8, ASM2569854v1, whole genome shotgun sequence genomic window:
- the LOC105792753 gene encoding single-stranded DNA-binding protein WHY2, mitochondrial isoform X2, with protein MLKQCRSLLSRSLQSAKWGDGFESRAAFSTSLQDFAATGNANGRVFAPYTIYKGKASLSISPVLPTFVKIDSDIGGLKVNRRGSMMLTFCPAIGERKYDWEQRQKFALSPTEVGSLISMGAHDASEFYHDPSMKSSNAGQVSKKLCIKAFDSGNGYMISLTVTNNILKSNEQFNIPVTTANSAS; from the exons ATGTTGAAACAATGTCGCTCTTTGCTCTCCAG GTCACTGCAATCTGCGAAATGGGGTGATGGCTTTGAATCCCGAGCTGCCTTTTCAACTTCTCTACAGGATTTCGCTGCTACAG GAAATGCCAATGGTCGTGTGTTTGCTCCTTATACGATATACAAGGGGAAAGCTTCACTCTCTATTTCTCCTGTTCTGCCAACTTTCGTTAAGATTGAT TCCGACATTGGTGGCCTTAAAGTTAATCGCCGTGGTTCCATGATGTTGACATTCTGCCCTGCCATTGGAGAGCGCAAGTACGATTGGGAACAGAGACAG AAATTTGCTTTGTCACCGACGGAGGTTGGGTCTTTGATAAGCATGGGTGCTCATGATGCCTCTGAATTCTACCATGACCCTTCAATGAAATCAAG CAATGCTGGCCAAGTAAGCAAGAAGTTATGTATTAAGGCATTTGATAGCGGTAATGGCTACATGATTTCTTTGA CTGTTACCAACAACATTCTAAAATCAAACGAGCAGTTTAACATACCTGTTACAACAGCGAATTCAGCGTCTTGA